The sequence GGTATCTGGCCAGGTTCATGCGATTTACGCCTGCTTCAAACATTAACGCCCGCTGGGTCTGGTCTGGCAGCGTCTTGAACCGTCCAGCCTTGGCTGCCTTGTCAAGGCGGCCACCGGGGAAACGGATAAGCTGATACAGGTCCACGCCGTCCAGTTTCAAATCCAGAAACGTATCAACGTCTTTTTCCCAGATTGTCATGGTTTGCTCGGGCAGCCCGAAAATCAGGTCAATGATGATGGCGGCATGGTTGGTCTGTTTAAGGCGTAAAAGGCTTTCCATGACGGTTTGTCTGTCTGCCAAACGGCCTACGCCTGTCCGGATGTCGGTATCAAAAGTCTGAACCCCGATGGAAAATCGGTTGGCCCCGCCTTTGAGACAGGCTTGAATTTTTTCATCCGTAAGGTCGCTGGCCCTGCCTTCCACAGTGATTTCGCAGTCATTGGCCAGGGGCAGGCAGCGGCGCACGGTGTCAAGCACCAGTTTTAGATCATTACTTTCAAGGGCTGTAGGCGTGCCGCCGCCTAAATAGACGGCATTAACAGGGTGGCTTTGCACCAGGTCCGAATCCTGGTCAGCTTCAAGTTCCCGGACCAGAGCTTTGGTGTATGCCTGCATTTTGTCTTGCTGGGCAAAGTTGGCAAAAAAACCGCAATAAAGGCAGTGGGTGCGGCAGAAGGGAATGTGGATATATGCACTGGTTTTGGCACGGCGCTGTGTTTTTGAAAGGGTCTGCCATACCTCGGCCGTTTTTTCCTGTGGCACGGGGGTGCCCCCAAGACCGGCATGCACCACGGTTTTTTTCTTAAATGCGCCGGTAAGCGGGTTATCACAGATTTCGGCAAAATAATGGTGGTCAAAAGAAGTGTCGCCAAAGGTCTCCAGCAGTTTGAGTTTTGCGTTAGCGTCCTGCTGAGCGGTGCTGATTTTCTGTTTCATGGGTAGGGTCAAGCTCCTTTTCAGGGTGTCGTTGGAAGGAATATCCCTGGTTTTTTTTATTTCAGGTAGCTTTTGAAGTTATCTATATAAAACTATTTATCATGTCAAGTTGGTTTTGTAGTCGGATTTGTAGATTATGGAGTGTAGGCAATGACTGTTATCCATTAAAAATTAGGCTTTGATCACCATTTAGTCCATCTGCCTATCAGGCTAAGGCCAAATCCGGCTTATGGTCAAAGAATTTCTTTGCATCGCAGCAGTTGTTCTATCAAAGCGGTTGATATAAAATTATTTACAACACCCCAGTATTTTGTTACTTTTTAGATAAAAATAGGGGGGTGTTTTAAATGTTGCAACGTTTGGCAGAAAGGTATCTTGAGAATTGGATCAAGAAACCAAACAGAAAACCTCTGGTTCTAAGAGGGGCACGCCAAGTAGGCAAATCTACATTGGTCAGAGAATTTGCTCGAAAAAATGATAAAATACTCATCGAAATAAACCTTGAACGGCATCTGTTTTTGGAAGATATTTTTAAAACGCTTGATATAGATGATGCGTTAAAAGAAATCGAGGCACTGAGCGGCATACCAATATCTGCCACTGATACCATACTTTTTCTTGATGAGATTCAAGCCACACCGCATGCGCTCCAACTGCTGCGTTATTTTTTCGAAGAAAAAAAAGAGCTTCCTGTGATTGCGGCCGGTTCACTTTTAGAATTCACCCTTGCTGAACATTCGTTTTCAATGCCGGTCGGGCGAATCGAATACATGCATCTTGGCCCAATGACATTTACTGAATTCATCATGGCTGCTGAACCGCCCTTAACCAGATATATTGAAAACTTTTCAATAAACACGTCTCTTCCTAAAGCAGCCCATGAAAAGCTTAAAAAAAAACAACGGGATTATGTTTTTATTGGTGGTATGCCGGAAGCAGTCCAGATATGGTGCGAAACCGGATCAATCAGGGACGTGGCGGATATTCACCGTTCAATAACAGAAACTTACCAGGATGATTTTTCTAAATACGCCCAATCACACCAACTGGCCTTGATGCAAAGAGTTTTCAGGACGATCCCACGGATTGTCGGAGACAAAGTAAAATACAGCAATATTTCTCGTGAGCACCCATCAAAAAACATTAAAGACGCCATTGAACTGCTTTCAAAAGCCAAAATTTGCCATAAGATTTATCACAGCCATTGTTCCGGCCTCCCACTGAGTGCCGATATCAAAGAAACCGTTTTCAAATTATTGTTTATGGATATTGGTATGATGAATCACATTTGCGGGAATGATTGGACGTTTCTTCAGTCCTTTCCGGATCATGAGCTTGTTAATGAAGGGGCCATAGCCGAACAGTTCATCGGCCAACATCTTTTACTGACTCAAAGCCCCTCTCCGTCATTAAACTATTGGGTCAGGCAAGCCAAAACATCCAATGCAGAAGTTGACTATGTGATCTCCCAAGGCCCATTGATCATACCAGTAGAAGTAAAATCAGGCAAAAGCGGTTCATTAAAGTCTCTACAGCAATTTGTCATTAAAAAGAATATTTTCCTGGCTGTCAGATTTGATCTAAATCCTTTTGGGTTCCAAGATATCTCTCACCAAATCAGTACCTCAAATGGAATTGAAACCGCACACTACAAACTGTTATCCTTGCCTTTGTATCTAGTTGACACATTGCCAAAAATAATAAATGAAATTCGAACATCTTCTTAGTTCCTTTTTGCGGCGTCTGAATCATAAAAAGTTCTAAATATCCGATATTATTTTTATTGCATACCTACCAGAAGGTATGTATAATGCCCGCCATTGAATTGAGGAAAACCTATGGCGAGAAAAACGAAAAAAGAGGCGGAAAAGACACGGCGGCAGATTCTGGATGCTGCGCTGAAGGTTTGTTCGGAAAAGGGCTATTCAAAAACCACCTTCGTGGATATTGCCGACGAGATCGGACTGACAAAGGGTGCGGTTTATTGGCACTTCAAAACAAAACCTGAACTTTTGGCTGCTATGATCTCATACGGAAAAGAAAAGAAGTGTAAGCGCTTTGAAGATATGACGCCGGAAAGCGTGGCGGACCTGCGCGAGGGTTTAGTCGAGTTTGTTAATACATTTGTGAGTGATGAGGAGGCCTGGAAGTTTGAGTTTTTCTGCGGGTTCCAGATTGAGTGGTCAACCGAACTGATAGCACAAGTGCATGAAAAAATGGCGGAACTGCGCGTCGATCCGATGAAGGATTTTGAAGAAAAACTTATGCGGCTGCAGGAAAACGGTGCCTTGAGTAAAGAAACGGACGCACGGACCCTTGCGCTCTGTTTTGCATCATCTTGGATTGGTGCAATGCATCTGGCGATGTACGGTGAATATGACCGGAATAAATTTGTGGAAGTGATACTGGAGAGTTTTGACCTGCTGTTCAGCAGTCTTGTCGACGAAGCCGGAGAACTTTAAATAAGGAAAAGATCTAATGGTAAAGGCAATCGGAAAAGTAGTTATCGCGATCGTTTTAATCGGCGTGGGGTATTTTATCAGTCTGTTTGTTCCGTCAGGCGGACCGCCGCCGGGCATGATGGGCATGGGTGAAATGCCGCCGCCCGCGGTGATCGCCGTTGAGCTGAAGGAACGGCCCCTGGATGTGCTTGAGGACCATATTGCAACGGTCGAGCCGGTGCAGGAGGTCATGGTCCGTTCGGAAGTTGCGGGTTACATTGATGATGTCCATTTCACGGAAGGTTCTTTTGTGAAAGCGGGCGACCTGCTTTTCACCATCGACCAGAAACAATATCAGGCCATGGTTGACGTGCGTGAGGCCGAGCTGGCCCGTGCGAAAGCCGAACTGGACCGCGCCGAAAAATTCTTCAAGCGTATGCGTGAGGCAAATAAACGCAGCGTTTCACAGTCGGATCTCGACACTGCGGAAAGCGACAAATTGCAGGCCGTGGCCAACCTGAAGCAGGCGGCGGCCAACCTGAACCTGGCCAAAATTGACCTGGGTTATGCCAAAGTGCGTGCGCCGATCAGCGGCCGCATCGGCGTGGCGAAGGTAACCAAGGGAAACTATGTCACCTCCGCCTCCAACGAACTTGCCCGCATTGTGCAGATCAGTCCGATCCGTGTGGTCTTTTCCATGACCGACCGCGCTTACCTGGATTTCCGTGCCCAGGAGCTGGCGGGCACCTCCGACGGTATGGTCGCTTACATTCGTCTGCCCAACGGAACGCAGCTTCCCCTGGTTGGCAAGAAGGAGTTCGACGATAACGTTATGAATCCCGAAACCGGCACCATGGCGGTCCGCTACCTGTTCGATAATCCCGACGGGCGGCTGGTCCCCGGCGGTTACGTCAACATTCTGCTCGGATTGCGGCAACGACCCATGGGTATCCGTATTCCCCAGCGGGCGGTACTGCTTGATCCGAAGGGTTCCTATGTGCTGACGGTCAACGGGGAGGGACAGGTCGGAACCGCCCGCGTTGAAATCGGCGAATCGGTTGAAGGTGACTTCGTGGTGCTTTCCGGACTGAAGGCCGGCGACCGTATCGTGGTTGACGGTGTACAAAAAGCCCGGCCGGGAATGACTGCCCAGGTAACGTTGCCGGAGGCCGAAAAATGATTTCACGGGTATTCATTGAGCGTCCGCGTCTGGCGGGTGTGGTCTCCATTGTCTTGATGTTGGCGGGGATTCTTTCAATCACCTCCCTGCCGATTACCCAGTATCCCCAGGTCACACCGCCGCAGATCGTGGTGCGTGCAAGTTACCCCGGTGCGAGTGCCGAAGTCATGGCCGACATTGTGGCCGGACCCATTGAAGATGCCGTGAACGGCGTTCAGGATATGATCTACATGTCCTCGACCTCCGATAATTCGGGAAGCTACTCGCTCACCGTAACCTTTGCCGTGGGCACCGATCCGGACATGGCCCAGGTGAAGGTCCAGAACCGAGTGTCCCAGGCCGAACCCATGCTGCCCACCGAAGTGGTGCAGCAGGGCGTGACGGTTGAAACCGAATCGGCCGACATGCTCGGTTTCGTGATTGTCCGCTCCCCCGACCATAGTCTTGATGAACAGTTAATGAGCGACTACACCTATAAAATCATCCAGCCGACCATTGAGCGGATTCCCGGCGTCAGCCGCGCACAGGTGTATGGCCCTAAATACAGCATGCGGGTCTGGCTTGATTCCGACCGCATCTCCGCGCTCGGCATCGGCGTCGATGAAATAACGGCGGCCATCCGCAACCAGAATGTGCAGGCCTCCATCGGCGCCATCGGCTCTACGCCGGACGACGGCTCCGGACAGGTCGCCTTCACCTTGACTGCGCAAGGG comes from uncultured Desulfobacter sp. and encodes:
- the hutW gene encoding heme anaerobic degradation radical SAM methyltransferase ChuW/HutW, giving the protein MKQKISTAQQDANAKLKLLETFGDTSFDHHYFAEICDNPLTGAFKKKTVVHAGLGGTPVPQEKTAEVWQTLSKTQRRAKTSAYIHIPFCRTHCLYCGFFANFAQQDKMQAYTKALVRELEADQDSDLVQSHPVNAVYLGGGTPTALESNDLKLVLDTVRRCLPLANDCEITVEGRASDLTDEKIQACLKGGANRFSIGVQTFDTDIRTGVGRLADRQTVMESLLRLKQTNHAAIIIDLIFGLPEQTMTIWEKDVDTFLDLKLDGVDLYQLIRFPGGRLDKAAKAGRFKTLPDQTQRALMFEAGVNRMNLARYRRLSISHWGRKFRERNLYNLAMKEKADCLAYGSGAGGSVSGHMVFLDGNLDTYLETAGKTKPVTRIMTPPAHANVIRLISGSLELGYMDLRGAGNTLGLDLETIFAPLTAQWERAGLITQAQGWITLTLAGQFWQTNLAQGMIDYYKKINTAS
- a CDS encoding AAA family ATPase, whose protein sequence is MLQRLAERYLENWIKKPNRKPLVLRGARQVGKSTLVREFARKNDKILIEINLERHLFLEDIFKTLDIDDALKEIEALSGIPISATDTILFLDEIQATPHALQLLRYFFEEKKELPVIAAGSLLEFTLAEHSFSMPVGRIEYMHLGPMTFTEFIMAAEPPLTRYIENFSINTSLPKAAHEKLKKKQRDYVFIGGMPEAVQIWCETGSIRDVADIHRSITETYQDDFSKYAQSHQLALMQRVFRTIPRIVGDKVKYSNISREHPSKNIKDAIELLSKAKICHKIYHSHCSGLPLSADIKETVFKLLFMDIGMMNHICGNDWTFLQSFPDHELVNEGAIAEQFIGQHLLLTQSPSPSLNYWVRQAKTSNAEVDYVISQGPLIIPVEVKSGKSGSLKSLQQFVIKKNIFLAVRFDLNPFGFQDISHQISTSNGIETAHYKLLSLPLYLVDTLPKIINEIRTSS
- a CDS encoding TetR family transcriptional regulator, whose translation is MARKTKKEAEKTRRQILDAALKVCSEKGYSKTTFVDIADEIGLTKGAVYWHFKTKPELLAAMISYGKEKKCKRFEDMTPESVADLREGLVEFVNTFVSDEEAWKFEFFCGFQIEWSTELIAQVHEKMAELRVDPMKDFEEKLMRLQENGALSKETDARTLALCFASSWIGAMHLAMYGEYDRNKFVEVILESFDLLFSSLVDEAGEL
- a CDS encoding efflux RND transporter periplasmic adaptor subunit encodes the protein MVKAIGKVVIAIVLIGVGYFISLFVPSGGPPPGMMGMGEMPPPAVIAVELKERPLDVLEDHIATVEPVQEVMVRSEVAGYIDDVHFTEGSFVKAGDLLFTIDQKQYQAMVDVREAELARAKAELDRAEKFFKRMREANKRSVSQSDLDTAESDKLQAVANLKQAAANLNLAKIDLGYAKVRAPISGRIGVAKVTKGNYVTSASNELARIVQISPIRVVFSMTDRAYLDFRAQELAGTSDGMVAYIRLPNGTQLPLVGKKEFDDNVMNPETGTMAVRYLFDNPDGRLVPGGYVNILLGLRQRPMGIRIPQRAVLLDPKGSYVLTVNGEGQVGTARVEIGESVEGDFVVLSGLKAGDRIVVDGVQKARPGMTAQVTLPEAEK